A portion of the Pomacea canaliculata isolate SZHN2017 linkage group LG13, ASM307304v1, whole genome shotgun sequence genome contains these proteins:
- the LOC112554631 gene encoding uncharacterized protein LOC112554631 yields the protein MSSSTNTTFGNVFNGTFATRLSDPFEPQDGARFINALVTSILVVDSLLAVLIISTNLVLLVVLLSKPSFRSCLRNRLLVSLVVSNLIVGLLGCPVSADFARTRRWVHSCSYHIIHTALTKYVQNFVVVWGMILLLVNYLCRLKSYTGPAVLLRLPPRVQTCVTILFVLLPWIIAISLTGAMTGIGLHRLVLKSWNNNWCPIFLEPWATVTMSVIIFALPAILLVVVLAVVLVVYRRQTLTRSASGTILGDAETRNDLDDRSPVPERPWVHVAAALLCIIMMAGEEIGKYALKYSSGSWQRSVAIFEAMSSLADLLTFVLALLWLLALKDVRARALEILAMVPVMHCRVNTSRESSPANTTSVTFKTLREED from the coding sequence ATGTCATCCTCAACTAACACCACCTTCGGTAATGTCTTCAATGGTACTTTCGCAACTCGACTATCAGACCCCTTCGAACCACAGGACGGAGCCAGGTTCATAAATGCTCTCGTCACAAGCATCTTAGTAGTAGATTCTTTGCTAGCAGTCCTCATCATCTCCACGAACCTCGTGCTGCTTGTCGTTCTTCTGTCGAAGCCGTCATTCAGGAGTTGCCTACGAAACCGTCTGTTGGTCAGTTTGGTGGTCTCAAACCTTATCGTCGGTCTCCTGGGCTGTCCAGTAAGCGCGGACTTCGCCAGGACACGTCGGTGGGTGCACTCCTGTTCTTACCACATAATCCACACTGCTCTGACAAAGTACGTTCAAAATTTCGTGGTCGTGTGGGGGATGATCCTGCTGCTCGTCAACTACCTCTGCCGCCTGAAATCTTATACCGGTCCAGCCGTCCTGCTGCGCCTCCCCCCACGCGTGCAAACATGCGTTACCATCCTCTTCGTACTTTTACCTTGGATCATCGCGATCTCGTTGACGGGGGCAATGACGGGAATCGGACTTCACCGCTTGGTTCTGAAGAGTTGGAATAACAATTGGTGTCCAATTTTTCTGGAGCCATGGGCCACGGTCACCATGTCAGTCATCATTTTTGCACTGCCTGCCATTctcctcgtcgtcgtcctcgCTGTCGTCCTCGTCGTGTACAGACGGCAGACGTTAACCCGCAGCGCGAGCGGAACGATCCTGGGAGAcgccgagacgagaaatgaccTGGACGACAGGAGTCCTGTTCCTGAAAGACCCTGGGTGCATGTGGCTGCAGCATTATTGTGCATAATTATGATGGCTGGCGAGGAAATAGGGAAGTACGCGCTGAAATATTCTTCGGGCTCGTGGCAGAGAAGTGTGGCTATCTTCGAAGCGATGTCGTCCTTGGCTGATCTTCTCACCTTTGTCCTTGCCCTTCTGTGGTTGCTGGCTCTGAAGGACGTGCGAGCCCGAGCACTCGAGATTTTGGCCATGGTTCCCGTCATGCATTGCAGGGTCAACACCTCCAGAGAGTCCTCCCCAGCTAACACAACTTCAGTGACATTCAAAACTTTGCGTGAAGAGGATTAA